Proteins from a genomic interval of Thamnophis elegans isolate rThaEle1 chromosome 2, rThaEle1.pri, whole genome shotgun sequence:
- the PRELID2 gene encoding PRELI domain-containing protein 2 isoform X1, whose translation MGVTVEAQGVYKYPFEQVVASYLRKYPSSMEKNVIAVKTVEEKTDLSTGVIYRRRIATCQNVIPHILRKISILKVSEVYLEEESWLNMQDRIMSMKTHCLTWTEYATLNEESVFRESSENPNWTEFVQKGNITVKGTGLLNCLLEIFARSFLNQGVKRSISIMERLLQDQFGGPVL comes from the exons ATGGGGGTGACCGTGGAGGCCCAGGGAGTTTATAAATATCCTTTCGAGCAGGTGGTGGCCAGTTATCTCCGCAAG TATCCCAGTTCCATGGAGAAAAATGTTATTGCTGTAAAAACAGTAGAAGAGAAAACAG ACTTGTCTACAGGAGTCATATATCGGAGAAGGATTGCAACATGCCAAAATGTAATTCCACACATTTTAAGAAAG ATTAGTATCCTGAAAGTATCAGAAGTCTACTTAGAAGAGGAGTCGTGGCTTAATATGCAAGATAGAATTATGTCTATGAAGACTCACTGTCTTACGTGGACAGAGTATGCCACCCTAAATGAAGAATCAGTCttcagagaaagctctgaaaatcCAAATTG gACAGAATTTGTTCAGAAAGGAAATATAACAGTAAAAGGGACTGGATTGCTGAATTGCTTACTGGAAATTTTTGCACGATCCTTTTTAAATCAAGGAGTCAAAAGG AGTATTTCAATCATGGAGAGGCTTCTGCAAGATCAGTTTGGAGGGCCTGTTTTATAA
- the PRELID2 gene encoding PRELI domain-containing protein 2 isoform X2: MEKNVIAVKTVEEKTDLSTGVIYRRRIATCQNVIPHILRKISILKVSEVYLEEESWLNMQDRIMSMKTHCLTWTEYATLNEESVFRESSENPNWTEFVQKGNITVKGTGLLNCLLEIFARSFLNQGVKRSISIMERLLQDQFGGPVL, encoded by the exons ATGGAGAAAAATGTTATTGCTGTAAAAACAGTAGAAGAGAAAACAG ACTTGTCTACAGGAGTCATATATCGGAGAAGGATTGCAACATGCCAAAATGTAATTCCACACATTTTAAGAAAG ATTAGTATCCTGAAAGTATCAGAAGTCTACTTAGAAGAGGAGTCGTGGCTTAATATGCAAGATAGAATTATGTCTATGAAGACTCACTGTCTTACGTGGACAGAGTATGCCACCCTAAATGAAGAATCAGTCttcagagaaagctctgaaaatcCAAATTG gACAGAATTTGTTCAGAAAGGAAATATAACAGTAAAAGGGACTGGATTGCTGAATTGCTTACTGGAAATTTTTGCACGATCCTTTTTAAATCAAGGAGTCAAAAGG AGTATTTCAATCATGGAGAGGCTTCTGCAAGATCAGTTTGGAGGGCCTGTTTTATAA